AACCTATCTGACAACCTCTGCACATAGCGCAGATAAGGCGAGACATATCCGAAGGACCCCACCTGCAACTGAGTAGAGAGGTGAGGCTGCTTGCCGATGGGAATCTCGCTCATAGTCTCGATGGCAAGTAAAGCTGCCACCGAGGCTTGCCGAGCCGAAATGAAAATGTCGTCGTTGTCACCAATGGTGAGTCGCAATGTCTGCACTTGGTCGAGCGAATAACGGGACACATCAATTTCGCCGCCCTGACATTCGCTGAGCAGCACACCATCGTAACTCACACCCGTATGCCCCGCTCCGAATCCACGCACGGCTACCGTCTTCATTCCTCCTGCCCCACCATAGTCGCGCAGATTGATGCCTGGCATGCGGTGCAATGCGTCTGCCATATCCGTAACGCCAAGCCTCAACATATCCCCTTTGTCCAAAAGCTGGAGAGGCGATGTGCTCGTAAGTATCCAGTGCTGCCGAGCATTCACTTTTACTTCCTGCAAGTGCTCGGTACGAATGGAATCTTGCCCCATACTAACTTGCACATACAACAGTAGCAAGCCACCGAGACAAAACTTCCTCAATGTCTTCATTCATTCTATTTTTTTATATTATTATCAATATCTCCATCACACACCCATCCCACGGGGGAGGATAGAATCATAGCAGAAAACTATGGCAACGGCAGGTCTTCTGACTTGCAACCTTCTTCAGCACTCCTCATTCCTAAAGACTTCGTGAATGCAAAACTCATGACAAGCGGGCTGCCCGGGCTTCTCGCCCGATTCCCTTTTAATCACAACCCACTCCTTTCCGAGTAATCATCTTTCCCAAGAAAAATATCATCCCTATAGCGGCATGATGTGGCAGTGAACCAATTGCGGGAGCAAATTTACGACATTTTTTCGGAAAAGACATCAACTTCATCGCCTTTTATTTGGTAATCTGCCATTTTATTTTTTGCACAAAAATCAAGAAGGGCCGCTACCGCAAGTTGATGGAGGAATAAATATTCGGAAATGAAAAAGAAAAAATCGAAAATGATAAGAACCGAAAAAGCCCAGGGCAATTTACTCTGGGCTTATTTTATTTTTCAAATATTCTACTGATAGATAGAAAGCGGAATTATTTCACTACTACCTTGCGAGTAGAACCATCGCTCATGCGGATGATGTTGAGACCCTTCTGAGGAGCAGAGATGCGCTTGCCGTCAGCAGAAAAACGAGCCACCTCAACTGCACCATTAGTGGTAATATTCTTAATACCAGTAGCAGGAGTTACGGTTACTACGAATGTAGTTTCAGCTAACTTACCATTAGAGTTTACCTTGATAGTTACTGCTGCTTCACCCTCCTTCTTTGGGGTGATGATAAGTGAACCATTCTGCATCTTTGCATCCAACACAGATGCATCACTGACAGTTTTCACACTCTTAACGATAGCAGCATCAAAGTTGTCTGCATCAGTGGCAAGATCTTTCAGATCAATAGTAGCAGTCTTATCAGCTGCCAAAGTCAAATCTCCTACAGGATTAGCAATCACAGGAGCTTCATTATCAGGGAAAACAGGCAATGATGGGAACCAATAGTTAGAAATCATTGGATATTCTGCAAGTTGTTTACCCTCTGCATCATACTTGCGAACCACATAAGTAGCATCAGTAAAGCCCTTGAACAAACTAACGTATGCATCATCACTTACAGGATCTACGCGGAATGAGCAACCGTAGATATAGAAGCCATCAGCCGCATCTGTATAGTCAAGATACTTAGAGAACTTATTGTTGTCAATATCATACTTATAGATAGTATAGTTACTAAACCAAGAAGAGCTGCCGCCATTCCAATAAAGCACGTTCTGCTGATTGCTTGCGCAGAAACAATCAGGAGTCCAAGCATACCATGAATTAGCAGGTCCATAGATACCTTCTGGCAAAACAATGATGGTCTGCTCCAAAGTGTTAGGATTAAGCTTTACGATTCTGTTATCAGCCTGTCCTGAACCCGATGTGGCAGCTAAACTCAACCAGAGGTTTCCGTCTTTTGAAAGAACTACAGAACCAAAGCCCCATCCTTCAGGTGCAGCAATAGCCTGTTCAACCTTATCAGTATTGGCATCAATAACAAGAAGACCACTCTTCTGGTGTACAGCGAATACACGATCGTTAACACGAATCATACTACCAATCTGTCCGCTATAAAGCTGATCGTAAGCACTACCTCCACCATTTGTGGTTCCCTCCACACTACCAGCAATTTCCTGCTTATCGAGGTCGAGGATAAAGATACCATTGCTTGTACCAACATAGCCTTTATGCTCATCTACGCCAAGAAAAGCACGGCCATCGGCATTGGTAGATATCGTCTGGATTTGCTTCTCCATCTTCATGGTCTTGGCGTCAAGAATATTGACACGACCACCGACAACAGAAGCTCCAGGGTCTTTCTCCTGCTTTGACGTCACATAGAACTTATCGCCATAAATCTGGCCATATTGAGCAGTACATCCCAACTCTACACCAGGATTCTCTTTCTGAACAACACGGTAAACCCACTCGCCATTATCAGTTAAGAAGTTGATAGTAGAGTTCTGATGACCATACCAGTCTTCATTAACAATAAATGTTCCCTTGGTATAGTCTGTATTAGCATTCTCATCATATACCAACTGGCAAGCACCAGTCTGAGTTGGCTGAGAGTAATCTATAATTGTACCAAGTACATCACGTTCTGGCAATGTAATGCCTTCAATCTTCGTATTGGCAGGAAGATGATTATAAGCAGCACCATTCTTTACTACCTGGTACTCTCCATCAACGAACTTGACTACAGGAGAAAGGTCTGTACTACAAATATCACTGTTCAGTAGACGAGATTTTGCAGACTCAGTAATCGTACCATTTATTACATTATATCCATAAGAAACAACGTCTTTTGCCGCATCATCACTTTTAATATTAAGAGTAATACCATCTCCATTATTATAGAACACATTGTTAGCAAAATGTACATGTGGAGCATTCACTACACAAATAAGACCATCTGAAGCCTTATCATTATCAGCAAAGGTACAAGATACAAGATTAAGATGTACCAAATCCTTATTAGGCAACTCCCAAATATTTAAGACACTACCCTCTCCTGTCATTTTAATGTTAGAAAAACGACAGTTGCTGATAGTAACATTTATATCCTTACTAGCTGATGTACCACTGATAGCACAACCAACGCCATCACCATTTCCAGAGATACCATCAAAAACACACCTGTCAATAGTCAAACTTCCTCCTTTATAAGGAGCATAATAGAAAGCACTTTCTTGCAAATTCTTAAAGACGAAATCAGTTATGCGGATTGTCTTATAATCACTCGGATAAGCATTCAAAGGAAGAGGACCATTTGTCAAGACAACACCATTGCCATTAATAGTAACACTGGTGTTAATCTCTGCATAATCTAATATGCCCGATGTATCAAACTCAGTACCACGCAATCCCTCACGGAACTTAATAGTCTCGCCATCTGTTGCATTTTTCAGTGCCTCAGCAAATTCCTTTAAATTGTTTACTGTTGTGACCTTGCCTGTCTCTGCTGTTGCTGACTTTATCTTAGCTTTAGCAGAAGGAACAGTAAGAGTTGAAACATATTCGAGTTTTCCACTCATGTCATTGCTATACCAGTTTGACATATCTGAGATATAAGACCATCCATCAACACAACCACTGGTCAGTTCTCGTGAAGTTGCTCCTACTGACGAATAGCCATACGCTTGATCCAAAGAGTTAGTTGTCCAATAACTCCAATAGCCATTATACCAACCAGCACACCAGTGATCTGACGCATCATTAGAAGTAAACTTATCAAATGTATAATCTGCACAATTATAGGTACCAGCAGTAAGACTAAAGGAACTACTACCATTCAATAGTTTGATGTTTCCATTCCCATTGATGTCATAGCCAAGTCCTCCAACAGCAGTACCATATTGAGTACCCTCATTCACTAACATATAAAAGCGTGGGTCGGCAGCAGCAACAGCTTTCAGCATATCCACACCAGTGGCTTTACCACTCCATCTATACCCCCACACTAAATTCGTGTTGTTACCTTTACCATCATCCCATTTTACAACGAGAGCAGCATGATTTCTACCATTTCCTACCCAATACTGGATATTATCAAAATCAATATTAGGCATGACTGAGGCTATCTCAGCCTTGGCACTTCTCGCTAATTTGCGAGGTACCCCCTGAACGCTGACTTGTGCAAATGCAAAAGTTGTGCACAAGAGCATCAATAAAAGAAAGTAAAGTTTCTTCTTCATACTTATTACCTTAAAATTAAACTTATAATAATTAACTATTTATTCTCTTATCACCAATCATCTATTCACCTAATGGATCATCAGGTAAAGACGATTTAACTTCCACATGCAAGTCTTGTGCTCTCGCCACTTCCGTGGAAGTTTCTCCAACCCATCCGCAATACTGTCTCACTCCAGTATAGACTCTAATGAAATCAACCCCTGGCAGATGCACAGGATTTCCCTGCTTATCTACAGCCCAGGAAATATCAAAGGAACAGAGGTCTTGTTCCGCATTGGGATGATTATCAGCATATCCCCACGGATAGGAATAAAGTACATAGTAGGTTCCTATATGACTTTCGTCCACTCCGTTTTGAGGCAACAAAGTTCCCTCAAACTTCATCTCATCAGCCTTAATCCACTCCGGGTAATAACTCTGCGTGTGGAATGAGTTCTTTGCTACATAGCCACTTTCACCACGATTATCCGTCCAAGGGATATACAAGGTATCGGTCAGCATCCCCGTTACATCAGGGACCGGTTTATGGAAATCATCCGGACGGCGATACGTTATCTCATAGTTTTTGAGCGTTGCCGGCTTGTAATATTCACTGCCAGCCAACTCATACCACTCATCATCATCCGCCTTGCCATTACAGTTGCGGTCGAACGCCACCATTACAATGCCCGGTTCTGCCGAACCTCCTTTCATGTCCTTATAGGCGGGAATATCGCTATAGAAAGCATTTCCTTTAATAAAGAAGTCTTTCTGCCCCGGCACATTGATGACGGTATGATCAAAACCGAAAGTAACATAACCTCCGTAGGAACCTAACGAAATCATCACATCGTTGGTCAGATCATCTTCTGCTTTCTGGCGCATTGTCTCTTCATTATCGCCCTTTTCATAAATAGGCATGGTATTGACAAACTGCCCTGGTGCAGGTCGATACTCATATACTTTAGCTGTATATGGACTATACTCAGTATCCTCATGTACCACCTGTACGGGAAAAATATGCTTATATCCACGCTCCCCATCATCGAGGGAGAAAGTAAGCGTGTAAGTGCCTTCTTTTTCGGAAAGAAACACATAATCCCGATCCGTACTAAGCAGGGAATCCCGCCCATCTGAAGTCTGCACCGTCCATCGATAGCTCTTGCCCTCATAGGCTGGCGAAAGTCGGAGTTTACGCATGCGCTCTATGTAATAGTAGTCATTGAGTCCCGATGAGACGTTTTCCAAGTCCTGATGGCAACTCGACAATCCCATCCCCAGCAACAAACTGATCAATATATCACATAATCTTATCTTCATCGTCTTCCATTATTTTGTAAGAAAACACATGTGGGCAGGAATATCCCCTGTCCTCACACTCCACTTTTTCACTCCATACCGATTATAGCAGTGCAACACCCCACTCGAAACATAGTTTTTGGCATCTGTCACGTAGATGTCATGTGTTTCCGGATGGATATTGATACCATAGGGGATGGTGATGTTTTTTTCCGACCCATCGGTAATAAACGAGTCGCTCACTTTCTTCAGGGTCTTTACATTGACGATACCATACGTGATGGTATTCTTCTGTGTATAGTTGTTCCACTCCGTGGCATAATAATAGAGCGAATCGCCACTGATGCAGAAGTTGCTGCAAGGTATGTTGAGCGTATCAGTTACCTCCATCTCGTTGCGTCCTTTCTTTCTAACTAACACATAGAGATTGGAGTGGATGTTCTGGTAATCTCCCCGGGAAGTTACCCAAAGTTTGCCGTACTTATCAGCTTTAATATGATGGAGATTGATACCCACTGGAATTTTCTCTACTTGCTTGAATCCCTCTATTTCTATCACCGACACGGTCTTGTCATAATTGGGAGCCATATATCCTCCTGAATTTGCCACATAGATATACTGTCCCAACACACAAAGTTCATCGGGCTGGAATCCCACCGTACATTTAGCCACGGGCTTCAGCGAAAGCGTATCTATCTTATAGACTGCTCCTTGAACCGCATCAGGGTTATTGAGCTGCACCGGTCCTACATAAGAAGTGGCATAGACATACCCCTTGTGAAAACGCACATAGCGCACATTTGGGATATTAACCTGCCCGATGCGATGAGCTGTGCGAGCATCCAGCACCTCTATTTTATTAGAGCAATTGATGACGGCATAAATTCGGGAACCATATATCTGAATGTCATTGCCCACATCACCCAATTCCTTGATAACATGAGGATTGCGCTCAGCATAGAGATTACGTACATAATACCCCTGTGAGAAATCAACATAATCGAGCGTACTCTTGTTGCTACCCATGTTGCCCTCGTTGAGCAGGTACATGCCGATAATTTTCTGTCCCGGCTTCACCTCCTCGGGGATAATTTCGTACTCAGTAGGAACCACCACTTCATCTTCGCGGCAGCTTACCAAACATGTACCTATTAGTAAATATAGCAATAGCTTTTTCATCATGTTTTTATTTTTTTTGATGCGTGCCACCATTATTACATCTCAAACGTCAACGTGAGGCGATAGTTGCGCTTAGGCATCGGATAATTGAGTATCACATCATAGTCCTGGCTGAAGAGATTATTCACCTCTAAGGCTACACGAGCCTTGTAATCCTTCCAATTGAAACTTTTCTGCAGAGAGAGGTCGTGAGTATACCATGGCTGTGTATGATTATAGATGATATTCTCCTGCTGGTTATATCTCTCACCGGTATAAATAAAACTATAGTTCAAACCCCAAGTTCCGTAATCCATCTGTACCACAGCCGAACCACTGTTCCATGGAATATATGGTATCTGGTCGCGATAATAGGTATCGGCAGGATTGGTTACATCAATGGCCTGCTGGTAAGTATATTGCAGACGAGTAGTAACATAAAGTTTGCGCAATGGTCGGAGAGTTGCACTTACCTTGGCATCGAGTCCATTGATATGCACTTTGCCCAGGTTGAGCATCGTCCAACGGAACTGTGCTCCCTTAGGATAAGCCACAATCTTATCACTCACAAAATTACGATACCCATCCACCTGCACAGCCCACTCATACAATATTCCCTTCATACGAGGACTGAAATATGCAAATCCCACATCATACTGGGTGGTATATTCCGGGTTAAGTTTAGAGTTGCCCATCTCTGCATAATAGAGGTCGTTGAAGGTTGGCATGCGGAAACTCTTCTTATAGAAGGCCCTCAAGGAGAAACCTATGTTTTGGAACGGCTTATAATAGAGAAACACTGCCGGCGACCAGGTATTCTTATCAGCTGGTGCCTCTGCATCCCTTGTTACATCATGTACATAATTATAAACCACACTCCCCTGCATCTTGAATCCACCCCAGGCTATTGCTGTGGCTAAAGACACGATATGATTCCAGCGAGTAGGATGCACAAATCCATACATATCAGCATCCATGTTGTTCCACTGGAAATCATAAGCACATGACACCTTCCACCAAGAGCAAAGATCATACTGATGCAGAGTGGACAGATAGAACTCCTTCTGGCGATACACATTATCTATCAGCATTACCGTGGTATCCTTGTTGACATACTTGGTGAGAAAGTAAGAGTATTTCGCCATTAACTTCGTTTGGTAATGGGGAGAAAAGCGCTTATGAATATAACCTTGTATGAAAGAATTATTGTCGCTGATACGCTCGCCTCGCCGCCATACATTATTAACGATAGCCCCTGGCACACCACGTTCTGAGGTATAATTATATGCTTTCAGCATCCAGTCACCTCCCTTAACGTCACCAAATAAGGCTCCCTCCAGTCGGGTGGCACGAATATCACCATTCTCTCTTACAGCCGTTGTATCATACATGATTTCATCGGTTTTTACTGCCTTTCTACGGTAACGGAACTTATACTTACCACTGCTGCTGAGCCATTCGCCATTGAAGGAAACTTTCACCCTATCAGAGAGATTCAGTTCGACAAGCAGCGATGGATTCACCAGATCGAAAGAACCAGTCTTGAATTTCGCTTTCAGATGATAAGCCTTACCTTCTTCAAATTCTGGAACACGAGTCTGCAGATACACCGAACCTGCCGAAGCAAATTCCTTGGCAGCTTGAAATATCTGGCTTTTCTGTCCATTATAAAGCGAGATAGTCTGCATATTATCGAGTGAATACATTCCCAAATCCACCTGTCCATTTTGTGCATTGGAGAGTTCTATACCATCATAGAACACGCCCACATGATTGGTACCCATAGAACGGATGTTGATGGTCTTGATACCACCCACACCACCATAATCCTTGAGTTGCACACCCGAGAAGAAACGCAGGGCATCGGCCACACTCATCGAGTTGAGCCGCTGCAGTTCATCACCTGTCATCACCTGTGCCGGAATCACACTCGGAGTATTATTACCCACTACGACAACTTCCTTAATAGTATGAATACTATCCAAACTACCTACATGCTGCTTCTGCGCATATAGTACCCCACTTGCTACCATGCATCCCACGACGCATAGCAGTAATTTCATTATTCTCATTTAATCTTCTTATACCTTAATATAATAAGTAAATAAATAGTATGTCTCCATCACGAACCCATCCCACGGGGTTGGATAGAATCATCGGAATCTCTTACCCTAAAGACAACCTTTAATCATATCGTTTCCGATGGCAACGGCAGGTCTTCTGACTTGCATCCTCCCAGCATCTCACTCTATGTTAACCATAAAAAGATGCAAAACTCATGGCAAGCGGTCTTCCCGAAAAAATGTCAGTGACCATGGTGCTTACCGCAATAAGACGCTTACAGCAGCGGGACTGTCCGGGCTTCTCACCCGATTCCCTTTTAATCACTACGCACCCTCCATGCCTGCGGCGGCAGGAAGTGGCAGCGAACCAATTGCGAGTGCAAAGGTACAATAAAAAAATGAATAAAAGATTATTTCACCTGCTTTTTTATTCTACAAGCGATAAAATAATCTTTCATTCATTTCCTGTTTTATTCTTTTACTTCTTGATTTTATCTTTTTACTCCTTGAGCATTTTATGTTTTCTGAAACATTTATCCTTTTAGGATTTTCTGAAGTTCGGCGAAATCATCAATGATCCATTCTGCAGCGGCAAGCTGCTCACGGGTTCCGTTTCCATAAGTTACGGCACAGGCCCTGCAACCGGCATGATGCGCCATATCCACATCGAAATTCATATCACCAACCACTAAGGTTTCTTCAAGCATATCCTTCACGTCATCAGGCGAAGTTACAGGATTTTTCATTCCTCTCATCTCTCCCAGTGCCTTGAATACCATATCGGGTGCAGGCTTCACATGCTCCACATCATCACCCGCCACAATAGAGGAGAAAATATCCTCCAACTGCATCTGTTTCACATATCCATCCAGCGAGCAATGGTTTCTGCTGCTTGCCATTCCCAATACAAATCCGCGATGATGCAACTCCCTGAGCGTTTCTATCACATGAGGAAACGGCTTTACGATCATCGTTTGCTTGTTTTCCAGGAATATCTCGCGATAAGTAGCAGCACACTCCATCCCTTCCTCATCACTCATATCAAAGAGCGAGACGAAAGCCTCATCCAGTCGTAAACCGATAGTCTTGGCACATTCCTCATCCGATTTCACTTCGAGATGCCTGGCCCTCATCGTGTCCTGCAAAGTCTTGACGATCAGACTTTGAGAATCTCCGATAGTTCCGTCAAAATCAAAGATAATATATTTCATATTTCTTCTATAAACTGTTTAAAAATCTATTATTGTAAAGATAACTTTCCCGAGATTTCTCTTTACGATTGCAAAGTTAACGATATTTTGCGACTCCACCAAATTTGGGGCGACGATTAAGTCCCACATTACCTCTTTAACAACTTTTACTGATAGAACGGCGAATGTTAAATATTACATAAATTCTTATGCAAAAGTTTGCAGATAGTGAAGAAAAAGCGTATATTTGCCGTAAGAACAGTAAAGGAATTCATTATGAAGAAGAAATTAGTTTTGACAGCAGCTGTCATAGCAGCTCTGTCAGTTGGTTCTTGCAATAGCAAGAAAACCAACAATCAGGAAGCTGACCAAGATAGTCTCAGCTATACAGAGAAGGATTCACTCGAATCCAATGCCTTCGTCCTCGATTCTATCGCAGGAACTTACGAAGGAACACTCCCTGCAGCCGATTGCCCAGGTATCAAGACCGTGCTCACACTCAATGCCGACAGTACTTACCAGTACTCAGCCGACTATATCGAGCGCAAGGATGGTCACGACGAAGCAAGCGGAATCTTCAAGATGCTGGCTAATGGCGTAGTAGAAATCACCCGCCCTTCAAGTGGCGAGAAGTCATACTACAAGGTAAAGGATGCCCAGAGTCTCATCATGACCGATTCTCTCGGCACAGAACCAGAGGGCGCAATGGCCAAGCACTATGTGCTGACCAAGAAGAAATAAGCCCACAGACTTCAACCGTCAGTATCGCCTCAAAGGACGATACCTGACGGTATAAATCTGGTTGAAGTAAGCCTTCCATTCATTCGGCTCCTTATCGTCGCTTCTGACAATACGGATGCCATAAAAACGGGTGCCCGTCTCCTTGTATTCCTTGAATCTCGACAGCATAGCCTGCGAGGGATTCGGAATCAGGAAGTCGGTTATCCAAAGTACGTCTGCATTCACATAATGCAATCCATCATGATCGAGCAACTCGAACATCTGGCTCATCATTTTTTTCGCAGATGTTCCTCCTCCGATAAAAGGGAGATGACTGGCTGATGCCGTATCTTCCGTCCCTTCCACAATATTGATTCCAATCTTCTTCAGCCGTTCTGCCTTTCTCTTAGCCATGAGATCGATGGCACGTGTACTCACCGAGAAATCTATCAGAAAACAGTCTCGCTCCAATTCTTCTGCCGTTTCTTCTATCAGAGAAATGAGCGTGGAAGAAATTCTTTCAGGAGTGCCATACATACTCGCAGAAGTATCGAGGCAGACTATCATAGGACCCTTGCGGGAGGCATGTGTAAAACCGAGTTTGCGGGAAGGCTTAGCCATCTCACTCTTGTAGCGGAAAGTCTGCAACCTACGCGTGCGATACTTATATATAAAGAGTCCCTCCATGTCCTCATCACTGTATTGTGCAAGTTCGAGCGGAAGAAGCGAGTTGAGATCATCGCCCACGGTAATGCCCTCAATATCACTTCCTGAGGAATGTTCCATCTTCATATCGACACCCGAAGCGATGGTCAGCCGGTCCTTACCATTGGCATCCGCCACACGTCCCATCTTCGCTACAATCTCCTTGATTTCAGGATATTGATCCTGTATTTTCATCTCGTTCAGTCGACGCTCAAATTCCGTCTCTGTCCAGGCGTTCTTCATCATTTCCCATGCCTGAACCGCCCGCTGTTCAGAAATACCCTTCAACTTCATATTGCGGGTTATTTGATCCATCATGCGGACCAATCCGGTCTCGAAATGAGTCTGTCTGAGCGCTATGAAGTCCTTCAATTTAGAAATCACCTGCTGCTCTATACAAGCCTTCCAATCCCTTACCAGCCGTTCCCAGTTCTCAGCTTTGGAAGCGCCGATAGAGGAATGCAACCTGTCAGTATCTCCATCATGAATTTCTCCATTATGATTAGCTTGAATAGACTCCTCCCCGAAAAGCCGGAGGAAGAAAGTTTTGTCGAATCCATCATTCCGATGCTCCTCATCAATCTGGTCAAGCAAGGGTCTCCAAACCTCTTCGTTCATCCTACGGAAGGGAGTCCAGTCGAGCACATCATCAGCCCGATGACTTTCCGTCCAGGCTCTCTGTCGCTGGAATCTCATGTGGTGAACACATTCCACGATGAATTTTCCTACAGTCTCATAGAAAATTTTGCTCTTGATTCTGCTGTTAACCACCTGGCGCTGGAATTTCTGCACCTCTTCACCTGTCTCTGCAATAGTAACTTTCAAGGTAAAGAGGTGAATCAGATAATCCTTGAGCGGATCTTCCTTCAAATTCCAAGGCATGACAGTACTTGCCGGATCAGGAATTTTCACCTGTCCCGACTTGCAGAAATCATCCAGCATTTTCAGGTAGAACTGGGATTCAACCAAGTCCTTATTGGTCTGATATTTCATTTTTCCATCAGATATTCAGCAAAGATGCGGGCTGCACTCTCCACCTTTGCAGCACAAGGGCGAGATTTGTAGTATTCTGCCGTACGGGCTGAAGCCACATAACTGGACTGTGCCTTCTCATATCCTTTCAGACCGAGGATTTCAGCACAGATGATACTGCCATTCTGCTGCTTTGACTTAGCTAACAAATCCTGCACTACCTTGTAGCAGGCAGACTTACCTTCCCGGTCGTCGCCTTCGGTCTGACCACAGTCCAGCCCCACCAGTACGACAATACCTGAT
This is a stretch of genomic DNA from Segatella hominis. It encodes these proteins:
- a CDS encoding HAD family hydrolase, with product MKYIIFDFDGTIGDSQSLIVKTLQDTMRARHLEVKSDEECAKTIGLRLDEAFVSLFDMSDEEGMECAATYREIFLENKQTMIVKPFPHVIETLRELHHRGFVLGMASSRNHCSLDGYVKQMQLEDIFSSIVAGDDVEHVKPAPDMVFKALGEMRGMKNPVTSPDDVKDMLEETLVVGDMNFDVDMAHHAGCRACAVTYGNGTREQLAAAEWIIDDFAELQKILKG
- a CDS encoding cell surface protein, with translation MKIRLCDILISLLLGMGLSSCHQDLENVSSGLNDYYYIERMRKLRLSPAYEGKSYRWTVQTSDGRDSLLSTDRDYVFLSEKEGTYTLTFSLDDGERGYKHIFPVQVVHEDTEYSPYTAKVYEYRPAPGQFVNTMPIYEKGDNEETMRQKAEDDLTNDVMISLGSYGGYVTFGFDHTVINVPGQKDFFIKGNAFYSDIPAYKDMKGGSAEPGIVMVAFDRNCNGKADDDEWYELAGSEYYKPATLKNYEITYRRPDDFHKPVPDVTGMLTDTLYIPWTDNRGESGYVAKNSFHTQSYYPEWIKADEMKFEGTLLPQNGVDESHIGTYYVLYSYPWGYADNHPNAEQDLCSFDISWAVDKQGNPVHLPGVDFIRVYTGVRQYCGWVGETSTEVARAQDLHVEVKSSLPDDPLGE
- a CDS encoding DUF5074 domain-containing protein — encoded protein: MKKKLYFLLLMLLCTTFAFAQVSVQGVPRKLARSAKAEIASVMPNIDFDNIQYWVGNGRNHAALVVKWDDGKGNNTNLVWGYRWSGKATGVDMLKAVAAADPRFYMLVNEGTQYGTAVGGLGYDINGNGNIKLLNGSSSFSLTAGTYNCADYTFDKFTSNDASDHWCAGWYNGYWSYWTTNSLDQAYGYSSVGATSRELTSGCVDGWSYISDMSNWYSNDMSGKLEYVSTLTVPSAKAKIKSATAETGKVTTVNNLKEFAEALKNATDGETIKFREGLRGTEFDTSGILDYAEINTSVTINGNGVVLTNGPLPLNAYPSDYKTIRITDFVFKNLQESAFYYAPYKGGSLTIDRCVFDGISGNGDGVGCAISGTSASKDINVTISNCRFSNIKMTGEGSVLNIWELPNKDLVHLNLVSCTFADNDKASDGLICVVNAPHVHFANNVFYNNGDGITLNIKSDDAAKDVVSYGYNVINGTITESAKSRLLNSDICSTDLSPVVKFVDGEYQVVKNGAAYNHLPANTKIEGITLPERDVLGTIIDYSQPTQTGACQLVYDENANTDYTKGTFIVNEDWYGHQNSTINFLTDNGEWVYRVVQKENPGVELGCTAQYGQIYGDKFYVTSKQEKDPGASVVGGRVNILDAKTMKMEKQIQTISTNADGRAFLGVDEHKGYVGTSNGIFILDLDKQEIAGSVEGTTNGGGSAYDQLYSGQIGSMIRVNDRVFAVHQKSGLLVIDANTDKVEQAIAAPEGWGFGSVVLSKDGNLWLSLAATSGSGQADNRIVKLNPNTLEQTIIVLPEGIYGPANSWYAWTPDCFCASNQQNVLYWNGGSSSWFSNYTIYKYDIDNNKFSKYLDYTDAADGFYIYGCSFRVDPVSDDAYVSLFKGFTDATYVVRKYDAEGKQLAEYPMISNYWFPSLPVFPDNEAPVIANPVGDLTLAADKTATIDLKDLATDADNFDAAIVKSVKTVSDASVLDAKMQNGSLIITPKKEGEAAVTIKVNSNGKLAETTFVVTVTPATGIKNITTNGAVEVARFSADGKRISAPQKGLNIIRMSDGSTRKVVVK
- a CDS encoding TonB-dependent receptor domain-containing protein, yielding MKLLLCVVGCMVASGVLYAQKQHVGSLDSIHTIKEVVVVGNNTPSVIPAQVMTGDELQRLNSMSVADALRFFSGVQLKDYGGVGGIKTINIRSMGTNHVGVFYDGIELSNAQNGQVDLGMYSLDNMQTISLYNGQKSQIFQAAKEFASAGSVYLQTRVPEFEEGKAYHLKAKFKTGSFDLVNPSLLVELNLSDRVKVSFNGEWLSSSGKYKFRYRRKAVKTDEIMYDTTAVRENGDIRATRLEGALFGDVKGGDWMLKAYNYTSERGVPGAIVNNVWRRGERISDNNSFIQGYIHKRFSPHYQTKLMAKYSYFLTKYVNKDTTVMLIDNVYRQKEFYLSTLHQYDLCSWWKVSCAYDFQWNNMDADMYGFVHPTRWNHIVSLATAIAWGGFKMQGSVVYNYVHDVTRDAEAPADKNTWSPAVFLYYKPFQNIGFSLRAFYKKSFRMPTFNDLYYAEMGNSKLNPEYTTQYDVGFAYFSPRMKGILYEWAVQVDGYRNFVSDKIVAYPKGAQFRWTMLNLGKVHINGLDAKVSATLRPLRKLYVTTRLQYTYQQAIDVTNPADTYYRDQIPYIPWNSGSAVVQMDYGTWGLNYSFIYTGERYNQQENIIYNHTQPWYTHDLSLQKSFNWKDYKARVALEVNNLFSQDYDVILNYPMPKRNYRLTLTFEM
- a CDS encoding copper resistance protein NlpE — its product is MKKKLVLTAAVIAALSVGSCNSKKTNNQEADQDSLSYTEKDSLESNAFVLDSIAGTYEGTLPAADCPGIKTVLTLNADSTYQYSADYIERKDGHDEASGIFKMLANGVVEITRPSSGEKSYYKVKDAQSLIMTDSLGTEPEGAMAKHYVLTKKK
- a CDS encoding YncE family protein → MKKLLLYLLIGTCLVSCREDEVVVPTEYEIIPEEVKPGQKIIGMYLLNEGNMGSNKSTLDYVDFSQGYYVRNLYAERNPHVIKELGDVGNDIQIYGSRIYAVINCSNKIEVLDARTAHRIGQVNIPNVRYVRFHKGYVYATSYVGPVQLNNPDAVQGAVYKIDTLSLKPVAKCTVGFQPDELCVLGQYIYVANSGGYMAPNYDKTVSVIEIEGFKQVEKIPVGINLHHIKADKYGKLWVTSRGDYQNIHSNLYVLVRKKGRNEMEVTDTLNIPCSNFCISGDSLYYYATEWNNYTQKNTITYGIVNVKTLKKVSDSFITDGSEKNITIPYGINIHPETHDIYVTDAKNYVSSGVLHCYNRYGVKKWSVRTGDIPAHMCFLTK